CTTCCCAAGCGTTGACTCCATTGCACTTTCACCATGGGAATGACCTTATGCCATAATTGATGGTCTTGGTGATCCAATATTTGCACCAGCTGCACTTCAAAGGTCAGGTTAGGCTGGAGATCAATTTTCCCATCTAATAATTCAACATTCGGGTTATAGACATGCTTCCGTAGCTGAGAGGCATAAAACACATCATGCAATCTAGCTAATGCCTCTGGTAATTCTAGCCGATAGGCAACATGACCAATTTGCTTTTTAGTCTGGTATAGCCCCAAATATTGAGGTCTCAACTTTCCTCTTCGTTGGTGTCTAAAAGTTGGTCGTATTGGGGTAGCTCAAAGATACACCAAATCTCCTACAACAAATTCTAAAGGTCGGATTCGACGATCTGCATACTGTTTTTGTCAAACTTGGGctgcttttatatttttgcgAACCACCTCGATCAGCCGGTTAGGTTTATCCACAAGATCAGTCCGAGCAAGTTGTTTTTCTCCTACTTCCAGCCAACATATTGGCAACCGACATCGCCATCCATATAACGCTTCATAGGGTGCCATCCTTATGCTTGCCTAATAACTATTGTTATAGGCAAATTCTATTAAACACAAGTATTCATCCCAACTGCCCCCAAAATCTTACACACACGCCCTAAACATGTCTTCTAAAATTTGATTGACATGCTCTGTTTGACCATCTATTTGGGGGTGATAAGTTGTACTAAAGTTCAGTTGGATCCCCAGTTCCTCCTGCACAGTCCTTCAAAAGTTTGACGTAAATCGACCATCTCTATCTGACACAATACTCATTGGAATTCCATGCAATCGAACAATTTCTTGAATATAGAGTTGGGCGAGCTATTCAGCATCTATGGTACTTTTAACAGGTAGGAAATGCACTGACTTTGTTAATCGATCCACAATCACCTAAATGGCATTGCCTTTCCTTGGTGTTCAGAATAATCCCATAATAAAATCTGTTGTCACATGTTCCCATTTTCATTCAGGGAATCTCCAAAGGTAGCAAACTCCCTGATGGTTTTGTGTGTTCAACTTTCACTCGTTGACAGGTGTCACATTTTTTCACAAATACAGTCacacttttcttcattcttgGCCACCAATATACCTCCCGAAAATCCCGATACATCTTGGTGATTCCAAGGTGCACTGTATATGGGGTATGATGTGCCTCACTCAAAATTTTATGTTGCAGTCCACCATTTGCAGGCACGTACACCCTTCCATTCATTTGGAGTATGCCATTATGGTATACAAATTCAGGTTGTTTGGCTTGTCCGTTCTCATTCATCCATTGCTTCAAATTACCCTCTTAAGCCGTAGCCTGTTTAATTTCTTCTCATAAGTCAACTTGCAAGAACATTTGTGCCACAACTACAGTGTTTCTGCATGGTTCCACCTTGAGAGCTAACTTCGCAAATTCTTCAGTCAAGGTCCGCAAATGGGCGGCCAAACGAGCTCTCGACATGTACCTCTTTCGACTCAATGCGTCTGTGATGACATTTACTCGTCCAGGATGATATTAAACAGTACAATCGCAGTCCTTCAAGAGTTCCATCCATCGACATTGGTGAAGGTTTAAGTCTCGTTGAGAGAAAATATACTTCAAACTTTGATGATCTGCATATATAATAAACTTTTCCCTACATAGATATTGTCGCCACAATTTCAAAGCATGCACCATAGTTACTAATTCCAAATCATGCACTAGGCAGATCTTCTCATGGGGCTGTAACTGTTGAGATCCATGCAATTACCTTCTCATGTTACATCAACACACACACTCCAAACTTACTCTCGAGATGAGAACAGACAACCCAAACAACCTAAATTTGTTTGgatagaataattaattaataaagaagaTTTGAGTAGAAATTTAGTGGGGAATAAAGAAGATTTAAGTGAGCAATGGACAATTATGAGACCTAGTGGACaataaattaagtaataaagaaGACTTAAGTGGGGAGTGAGCAATTATGAGACCTAGTGGGCaataaattaagtaataaagagacataAATGGACATGAGACTTAAGTGGACAATAAAGAAAAGATTAAGTGGGCAATGAGACTAAAgtgagaaataaagaaaatattaaatggGCAATGATGAGAATAAGTGGGcaaattaagtaaataaagaAGAGTTAGTAGGAGTTAATGGACAATTATGAAGCTtagaatatattattatacaacCCATGAATCAATCCCCTATAAAGAGAGATTGGGATTGGCGTAGAGACTAGAGAGAGATTTGGGAGAaaggattgagagagagagagagattggaagaaagaagGTAACGTGAGATTGGAAgagtgagagcgagagagattggaaggaaaagagaaattgagttgtaagagagagagagaggaattgaAAGAAAGGAACAATCAGTTTGATCTTAAACAACAAGGTAAGTACAAAACATCCAAAATTATATGGAAGTTAATTctagtaatattttcttttgtcttattatgtttaatttttgttaaaggaATTTCGATGCGCGACATCTGTGATTTTTAGCGGATTAGAGAAATCCTACAAGATAGGAAGTAAACATTATTTCTATAAGAGTTAATATGTTTTTTGTGCAAATTATATTGTCATAACTTGCATGTAATGACAAATgagtgcctaggcatgaggcTATAGATTTTTGATTGAATAGAGCTCGTGTTAGGGCTGTGGAAAATCATTTGGAGTCACCAAGAGCCAGGATGGATGAGGTGGACGGGCCTGCATGCATGATTCATTCCATGTTTTTCTATGATTGTcgtgaatttattatttgttattttacatattgcCTTTACTGAATCTTAAGACTCACCCCTTATCACTAACCATACAGATGGCTCAGGTTCTAGAAAACAGAAAGTAGTAATGGAGGAAATGTCACCGGTAGACACGGTTGATGAGCCATGAAAGGACTTCTGATGTTTATAGGTATTATTAATGAATTATCCTGTTTtgtattgtgtgtgtgtgtggaacaAACGAATCTTGTGgtgaaattgggatttttactatttattggtaaattatggattttatgtaaatttacTCCTATGATATCATCATACCTCTATAACAGATCTGATATTTCAAGCGTGTAGCCCGACCGAGTTTCAAGTGCCCTCCACTACTATTTTCTCTTGGGACTCGAGTTCTCGTCGAGCGAAAGCAGCGAAACCTGGATCCCACCCAAGGCGCCCAAACTTGTGCATAGCCGACCTTTAAAAATTTGACTAGTGGTCATGGTTGTAACCATGGGTTACGGTGGCACCCGGAGGTAGGACCGAGGGATGCCACAAGGAAGCGTTTGCGCGCCCCTTGGAGACACATATCCTAACACTTTCCTCTATTCTTCCTTCCAAAATGCAGGGAAACATATATGAAGAAAATCTTCAATTGCTAGGTAGTATCGAAATCAACTAGTTTATTCAAGTAATACAGAATTATGGATTCAAACAGCAACTAAGACACAAAAGAAACTAAAGCTTTTTGCATTTGGAACAAAACCATATCAATTTTGCATGTTTACTCTAGATTTGGAGAATTTAAAGCTAAACATCTAGTATCTCATGCATTAAGCAGATTAATTTAAACTGAGATTGCATTACCAAAGAGTTAGTACTTCCCCAGAGATTCATACAATGGGAACCATTGGTAACGCAGCCCATAAGATCACATCAAAGGTAGGATATACTCAACTAAAGCACTGGATCAGCTAAATTTTTAGATTGTACAACAATCAGAAGGCCAAAACATACATAAATTAAGAGTAGAAGGAgaatacagaaaaaaaaaaaagaaaaaaaaaaaaactgtcaTTAATCTGAAGTCAAAGTGAGGTCATATTAACTTGAGTTTTAGGTTTAGCGCAACCACATTCTTTGCAGACGATTTTTATATACTTCTTTAATTACAAAAGGGAACAAAATATCATGTTTGACAAATTACTAGCATTCAGCGTATTTGATAGGAAGGAAGTCCTACAAATTTTGGCCTGTCTGCCAATGCTTGCCACTTGTAGGTTTAAAGTAGATTCATAAACATTGGTCATCTTATTTTCTGAATATATGTATAAGGGTAACCAGAAAGCTTTTGAACCTCTAATGCAACAAAGTGGGCAATCCTAGTCAACAGATTTCTTTAATGACAAGAAAGATAAGGATTGGAGAATCACATCAACTGTACTCTAGAAACACACTACCTGCAGAGATGCTGCAATCTGAAGAATTGGCTGCATGTTCTACTTCATCACCAATGCCTTCAAGATGTGCTCCGGCAGTTCCCTCTAAAAGATAGCAAAGAATTTCCTTCTTGGATAAGTAAACTCCAGATCCTGTCTATGAAAAGTTTAAGAAAACattagaaaagaattaaaaagtcAATCATTCTATAATGGAACATGATTTACTGAAGAACTTAGTACGCTGGTGAGCAAGCATCCAATGCAATGCATAGAACTCCATTGTGAAACCCATATTTTTGGGGAAGAAATTGACAAAATAAAGTGCACTATACAATGTCCTACCTCATAATAAAGTTCAACAGCCTCCCTGGTGTAAGCTTTTTCTTTATCCCAAGGCAATGGTGGACAATCTTCGGAAAACATGTTTAGAAGCTAAGGACTTGCAAAgcaaatataaaacattaacaGAGGATGTAAAATGCCGGTGCACGACAAGAAAGTATTCATGAAATCATCAGCTTTAATGCATGTGAATCTTCAATCTAACACATCTATGCACGCACAAACACACATGCAAAAATGTTGTGAAGGATATCATATCAAGATGAACAGAAAACATGTCAGTCTCACAGAAGTCCTCAATAATGTCACTGCTCATAACTTCTGCATATAGAAAAAGAACAGGCCAGTGAAGAATGTTATTGTTATCTAATATTGGCTTCTTCAATCCAACGAGTTCTTGAAAACTGGCCTTCCCAATATTCAGTTTTCTATCTTCAATAGCAGAAACAGTGCCCTGCATGTTTTGACAGGAAATTACATAAGCCTCAGAAACATCAAACTCTTTCTTCCAAATTACAGTACATATTAGACCTTAGCTTCAGCCACAGCCATGGAAATTTCAGCCCCATGACGTTCACACTCTGACTTCTGCAAAGCAATTTCTCTAGCAAGCTTCCTTAGTTCCTCATTATCTGGGGATTGCTGAAGTGCTTTTTCACAATATTGTTTGGCTTCCAACAACAGGTTCAGAGACAATGATGCTTTGACAGCTCTGTAAAATGCCtaaccaaaatataaaaagcTTAAGAACCATGACAGCACAGCTACAGCTGCAAGATAATATAAGTGCAAGTCTTGTATAAATCAAACAACAGAAGGTCAAAGATGAAATGAAGCTACAACCTTGATATTTGTTGGACAGAGTTTGATTGCCTCCTCAGCATCCCTGAGAGCACGTCTGTAATTTCCCAGAAGTAGATTAACATGTGCTCTATTAGCAAAGAGAATTGAATTCTCAGAATCACTTAGAACCTTCTGATTTATTGCCCTGGTGTAACAATCAATGGCATCTGAATAATGCTTTTTACCCAGCTTCACATATTCATTGCCCTTTTCCTGCAAGCTTAATTGTAGACTGATGAGGGCCATGAGGCCAACAGATATCACTGCATCTAATGTTTTCGAAAAAATTATTgccaataaatgaaaatatccAAATGTTCTGAACAGATGTAACTGATAGGTAATATATGCAGAGGGTCCAAAGTTACAACTATCAAAAAGACAGAATACTTGGCAAGATGATTACTGAAAATTAGTCACATGAAGACAACTTTTCAAGGCAATGCCAACCAATTATGCCCCTAAGAAACTACAACAAGCagttccctccctccctctctctctctccagctTCACAATTAGTTCTGAAGAGAAATAATATAACTGCAATTAGCACTTAGTAAATTCCATAATTGGCTGTGTCTGTATTTTGGGGCTGGAACCTAGTGGCAATTCAATTTGGGCATCATCCCCATTCCCCATCATGCCTTTCTTTAAAACTAGACGTAATTTGGAACTCCTTTCCCCCCGAAATTGGCAATAACAGCCACAACAAgacaaaataagattttttttttttcttctatatcACTAACTTCAGAAAATCACAAAGCCTTGACAATCCATTGGACTCAGTAATGTACCATAATACAATTACAAGCTACTATGAAGTATAATCAACTAGATTAAGCCATAATATAGTATCCAGCGTATGcttagtatataattaaattcGCAGCCACTGTTTTCGACATTCTATAGCTAAGAAAGATTGAGATAGTTAGGAATTGCATATCCATCAAAGCAACTTCAGAAACATAAATGAACTCGTTCGTGTATGAGCAGCAACTGTAAGGCTCATTAAGAAACACGTGACATGCTAATGTACATGCACGTACGAGAGAAAGAGGGCAGGGATGCGGAAGCAAACCTTCAGTTCGATAGCGGCCGATTGTTTGAGGGCGTTGATGGCCTCGAGGTCTGCTTTCTCCTTTTCCGTCTCCGGTTCTGAACCTTTTTCCATCCATAGAGCCATTTCTGCGTTTCTCCGCTATACACCAAGACGCAGAGATCGATTTAACAGTTACAGATCTTCTGGTCTTCGAGACCGAGCCTCGAAGATGAACTTGCAGAACTCCCGCGTACCGTGGTTCTGCTGTCCCGATGTTTCCAGGAGCATAGAAGTGAAGACGAAGAGCACCGAAACATGGGCCCGCATTGTAACCTAATCGATTGGCCCATAGCCCCAGCATCTTAACATACAATTGCTTTCGGCCCATGTATCTGACGAAGAGAATCGAAACATGGGCCCACATTGTAACCTAATCGATTGGGCCATAGCCTTTGCATCCTCTTAATTTTCAATTGGGCT
The Diospyros lotus cultivar Yz01 chromosome 12, ASM1463336v1, whole genome shotgun sequence DNA segment above includes these coding regions:
- the LOC127787207 gene encoding uncharacterized protein LOC127787207; protein product: MALWMEKGSEPETEKEKADLEAINALKQSAAIELKEKGNEYVKLGKKHYSDAIDCYTRAINQKVLSDSENSILFANRAHVNLLLGNYRRALRDAEEAIKLCPTNIKAFYRAVKASLSLNLLLEAKQYCEKALQQSPDNEELRKLAREIALQKSECERHGAEISMAVAEAKGTVSAIEDRKLNIGKASFQELVGLKKPILDNNNILHWPVLFLYAEVMSSDIIEDFCETDMFSVHLDMMFSEDCPPLPWDKEKAYTREAVELYYETGSGVYLSKKEILCYLLEGTAGAHLEGIGDEVEHAANSSDCSISAGQGPSKWVKVNEKRTLYDVLREPNFVIPGIPVFYVVSKKSSFYKDFRAGKWAPPRLHDE